TCCAATACTTGGCCATGTCGAGGAGAAACGCGTAGACGTGCGGGTTTTCCTGGGCGAGGTCCGGCATGCCGTGAAGCTCACGGCTCTCCAACTGTTCCTGGTCGTGCCAATCCTGGATACTGGTGGAGGCGTCTCGGCCGCTGTGCTCATGGAACCAGTTCTTGTAGCCGCGACCGTGCCAATTTGCCGAGTCGCTGACCCATGGGTGGTCTGGCGCCACCTGGTTGCAGACCATATCCAGAATGACTTTAAGACCACGACGGTGCGCCTCGTCCACCAGTTCACGCAGATCTTCAGCGGTGCCAAAGTGCTCATCCACGGCAAAAAAGTCCACGGGCTGGTATCCATGATAGGGCCACCAGCCCATGAAGGAGGAGTCGCTGTTGTCAAAGACCGGTGAGAGCCAGAGGGCAGTGACGCCCAGCTCCTGCAGGTAATCCAGCTTCTGGATGACGCCGCGCAAGTCGCCCCCTTGGTAGCTCTTGAGCCACTCGACGTGGGCAGGCTCGCCGTCCCAGGGGCGGTGACTCCCCAAGGTGCGGCCATGATTGTTGTTCGGATCACCGTCGCAGAAGCGGTCGATGAGCACAAAGTACACGATTTCGTCTCGCCAGTCAATTCCTTCGTGCCACTCGGTGGCCCGCTCTGCGCTGACCACTGGCCTGTATTCCGGGCCGAGCTCGGCCCTCCGGGTGCAGCTGGGCGCAAGTAGCACAACAGCACAAAAAGTGAGCCAAGTGCGGAGGAGTTTGATGCTCAAGGGGTAGGCGGCTATTAGCCGGCAGTACGATTTCATTGATTTTTCCTCCTTGTCCTGCCGATATTGGACTGGGCTCTGAACGTATGCAAATCCCGCCACAGATGCAAGGATTTTGTAACCAACCGCGCTTTGTGCTTGACATTTCTCTCTGAATTTGCTAAGCTATGAGCGACTTGGCACGAGGAAAGCAAGCGAAAAGAGGAGGAGAGGATGGAGTACGTGAGCCTTGGACGGAGCGGGTTGAAGGTGAGCAGGCTCTGTTTGGGCACGATGAACTTCGGGCCGGTGACCGACGAGCGTGAGAGCTTTGCCATCATGGATAAGGCCTTGGAGCTGGGCATCAATTTTTTCGATACGGCCAATGTGTACGGCTGGAAGCTGGGCGAGGGAGTGACGGAGAAGATCATCGGCGCGTGGTTAGCGCAGGGACAGGGACGTCGCGAGCAGATCGTATTGGCGACCAAGGTCTTCGGCAAGATGGGAAATGGGCCAAATGATCAACGCCTGTCGGCTTACCACATTCGCCGCGCCTGTGACGACAGCCTGCGCCGACTCCGCACCGACCGCATCGACCTCTACCAGATGCACCATGTGGACCTGCAGACGCCCTGGGAGGAAATCTGGCAGGCGATGGAGCAGCTTGTTCAGGCGGGGAAGGTGCTGTACGTAGGGAGCAGCAACTTTGCCGCCTGGCACATTGTGCAGGCAAATGCCGTGGCAGCGGAGCGGCACCTGTTTGGTATCGTCTCTGAGCAGAGCAAATACAACCTGACCGTCCGCGCCGTTGAGTTGGAGGTAATCCCCATGTGTCGAGCCTTGGGCATTGGAGTGCTGCCGTGGAGCCCTCTGGCGGGCGGACTCCTGGCTGGGGTCTTGGAGGAGGCGAGAGAAGGACGGCGCGCTAAGGAGGATGTCAAAAGGGCGCTCGGCAAGATGCGCCCTCAGGTGGAGCAGTACGAGGAGTTTTGCCGCCAGTTGGGTGAACCGCCGGCAGCAGTGGCGTTGGCCTGGTTGCTGCATAACCCTGGAGTCACCTCTCCCATCATCGGCCCGCGAACGGTCGACCAACTTGTGTCCTCAATGCGCGCCCTTGAGATCAAACTGTCGCCGGAAGCGCTGACAAGGCTTGACCAAATCTGGCCTGGACCCGGGGGGCCTGCGCCGGAGGCATACGCATGGTGAACGGCAAGAACTGTAGCGAGCCGAAGGGTGCAGGAGAACGCGCCCTTTCCCTTGCAGATATCCGGATGGCGCGCGAGCGAATCGCAGAGCATATCCACCGCACCCCGGTGATGACGAGCCGCAGCATCAACGCCTTGGCCGGCGCGGAGCTCTTTTTCAAGTGCGAGAACCTACAACGCACGGGTTCTTTCAAGATTCGTGGTGCCACCAATGCCATGCTCATGCTCCAGCCGGAGCAGGTAAGGCGGGGCGTGGTGACCCATTCGTCCGGCAACCACGCCGCTGCCCTGGCTTTGGCCGCCAGGAGCAGGCGGGCTACCGCCTACATTGTCATGCCGGAGAATGCTCCGGCTGTGAAGGTGGCCGCGGTCAAGGCCTATGGGGGGAGGGTCATTACGTGTGCCTCCAGCATGAACGCCCGGGAGGAAACTACCGCGCGGGTGATGGCGGAGACAGGCGCAACCTTGATTCATCCGTACAACGATTACAATGTCATCGCCGGACAGGGGACGGCCACTTTGGAGCTCATGGAGGAAGTGGCGGACCTGGACATGGTGCTGGCACCGGTAAGCGGCGGCGGCTTGCTCAGCGGTACCGCCATTGCCGCGAAGGGCCTTCGGCCAGAGGTGCGCGTGATCGGGTGCGAGCCGGAGAAGGCTGATGATGCCTACCGCTCTCTCCAGGCAGGGCACATCGTGCCCAATGAACATCCCGCTACCATCGCCGATGGGCTGCGCGCGAACTTGGGTGACAAGACCTTCGCCATCATTCGCACCCTTGTGGACGAAATCGTGGTGGTCAGCGACGAGGAAATCCTTAGGGCCATGCGACTTTTGTTCGAGCGCCTGAAGCTGGTGGTCGAGCCCTCTGGGGCCATAGGGCTGGCTGCGGTCTTGAGCGGTCGGTTGCAGGTCCCAGGGCGAAGAGTGGGGATTATTCTATCAGGTGGCAACGTGGATTTGGAGGCCTTTTTCGCCTCACTCAGGACTGGACTTCACTAACGCGGTAAGAAAGTCAGCAAGGGGCAGCATAACCCGGGAGGAGCTATGCGACGTATCGTCTGGGCGGTACTTGGGGTGGTTGGTGGGTCACTATTCGCGCAAGAGAGTGCCCGTCTCCCGGCAGCCATCGACTCCTACCGCACCTTTGTTGTCCAGCAGATGGCCGTCGACCACATTCCGGGCCTGTCCGTCGGCTTCTTCTTCGGTGATTTCCAATGGGCCGAGGGCTTTGGGTTTGCCGATCTGGAGAGCCGCGTCCCTGCGACGCCGCAGACCTCGTATCGCCTTGCGTCCAACACCAAGTCGATGACCGCCGTTGCGGTCCTGCAACTTGCCGAGAAGGGGCTGGTGGACCTGGACGCAGAGGTCCAGCGCTACGTGCCTTACTTTCCGCGCAAGCCCTGGCCGATCACTCTGCGCCAACTGCTGGGCCACCTCGGTGGGGTCAGTCACTACAAGAACTATGAAGTGGAAGGGCGAATCAAAGAGCACAAGGACACGCGCGAGGCGATCGCGATCTTTGCCGACTTTGACCTGGTGGCCGAGCCGGGCACAGTGTATCACTACACCAGCTATGGGTACAACCTTTTGGGGGCCGCCATCGAGGGCGCTGCGAAGAAGCGGTACGGAGACTATCTGCGCGAAAACCTGTGGGCACCTTTGCGAATGGACGACACGCGGATGGACGACCCGGATGAAGTGATTCCCAATCGTGCCCGCGGTTACCGGTTGGTGGACGGCGAGTTGCGCAACTCCGAGTTTGTGGACATAAGCAGCCGCTTTGCCGCCGGAGGGACAAGGTCTACAGTGCTGGACATGCTCAAGTATGCGCGCGGCCTGGACAGTGGCAAGGTGCTGAGCCAGCAAAGCTTAGACGCCATGTACACAGCCATGTCGACTCGAGAAGGAGAGTGCACAGACTATGGCATGGGGTGGGTTATAAGGCCGTTTAGCGGCCACTTTTGTGTGTACCACACCGGTGGGCAGCCGGAAACGCGAACCCTGCTGTTGAAATTGCCCCGCTTGGGGTTCGCGCTGGCCATTGCCTACAATTTTGAGGGAGGGGACCTGTTCGCGTACGCGGATCGATTGCTGCAATTGGTACTGCAGGAAAGGCGTGTGGGAATCTACGCTGACTCCCCGGCAGAGCAGGCTATCTGCATGGCTTTGAGTGAGGTTTTCGACTATGGAGTGGCGTACTTTGAGCGCTACGGCAGGCCTCTGGCGAACGACTCCTCCGTGTTGGCCCAATCCTTTGCTTATCTGAATCGCTGGGCCTGTGTTGATTCCCTTCGGAAGGACTACAAAGGGGCCAGACGGAGGCTGCGCTCGGGACGACACCCCATGACGGGGGAGGCATTCGTAGTTGTGGGTTCTTACATGGCCCATGTGCTTGCCACTCAGCGGGGCGAACAAGCCCTTGCGCAGTATCACAAGGAAGGGGTACTGCCGTTTGTTGCCACGTACTGCCAGGTAGCTGCGCGCGCAGGCCTCCCTGACGGTCTCTCGCCCGAGCTGAGGCAGCTGGTGGAGCTCTGGAATAGGGACTGGGCGAAGAGCTGGACCAGCGAGGTCAGGCAGATGGTGATAGCTCCCTTTTCGAACGTGGGAGAGGTAGAGAGGCGCTTGCGCGCGACCCTTTCCGGAGCCCGAGTCAAGCCCGATTTTTCCAGCGAGTTGAGCAGGTTAGTGGAGCATCATGCTGCGCGGGGCAATGAGGTGGAGGCGACTCGCATTGCCCAACTCAACGTGGACCTCTA
Above is a genomic segment from candidate division KSB1 bacterium containing:
- a CDS encoding aldo/keto reductase; protein product: MEYVSLGRSGLKVSRLCLGTMNFGPVTDERESFAIMDKALELGINFFDTANVYGWKLGEGVTEKIIGAWLAQGQGRREQIVLATKVFGKMGNGPNDQRLSAYHIRRACDDSLRRLRTDRIDLYQMHHVDLQTPWEEIWQAMEQLVQAGKVLYVGSSNFAAWHIVQANAVAAERHLFGIVSEQSKYNLTVRAVELEVIPMCRALGIGVLPWSPLAGGLLAGVLEEAREGRRAKEDVKRALGKMRPQVEQYEEFCRQLGEPPAAVALAWLLHNPGVTSPIIGPRTVDQLVSSMRALEIKLSPEALTRLDQIWPGPGGPAPEAYAW
- a CDS encoding pyridoxal-phosphate dependent enzyme; the protein is MVNGKNCSEPKGAGERALSLADIRMARERIAEHIHRTPVMTSRSINALAGAELFFKCENLQRTGSFKIRGATNAMLMLQPEQVRRGVVTHSSGNHAAALALAARSRRATAYIVMPENAPAVKVAAVKAYGGRVITCASSMNAREETTARVMAETGATLIHPYNDYNVIAGQGTATLELMEEVADLDMVLAPVSGGGLLSGTAIAAKGLRPEVRVIGCEPEKADDAYRSLQAGHIVPNEHPATIADGLRANLGDKTFAIIRTLVDEIVVVSDEEILRAMRLLFERLKLVVEPSGAIGLAAVLSGRLQVPGRRVGIILSGGNVDLEAFFASLRTGLH
- a CDS encoding serine hydrolase, with product MRRIVWAVLGVVGGSLFAQESARLPAAIDSYRTFVVQQMAVDHIPGLSVGFFFGDFQWAEGFGFADLESRVPATPQTSYRLASNTKSMTAVAVLQLAEKGLVDLDAEVQRYVPYFPRKPWPITLRQLLGHLGGVSHYKNYEVEGRIKEHKDTREAIAIFADFDLVAEPGTVYHYTSYGYNLLGAAIEGAAKKRYGDYLRENLWAPLRMDDTRMDDPDEVIPNRARGYRLVDGELRNSEFVDISSRFAAGGTRSTVLDMLKYARGLDSGKVLSQQSLDAMYTAMSTREGECTDYGMGWVIRPFSGHFCVYHTGGQPETRTLLLKLPRLGFALAIAYNFEGGDLFAYADRLLQLVLQERRVGIYADSPAEQAICMALSEVFDYGVAYFERYGRPLANDSSVLAQSFAYLNRWACVDSLRKDYKGARRRLRSGRHPMTGEAFVVVGSYMAHVLATQRGEQALAQYHKEGVLPFVATYCQVAARAGLPDGLSPELRQLVELWNRDWAKSWTSEVRQMVIAPFSNVGEVERRLRATLSGARVKPDFSSELSRLVEHHAARGNEVEATRIAQLNVDLYPGAARAWLSMCLAQVCAGQTAEARASLQRAREKDFDEETVTGPALGALAGRLAEVGKGAEAMILLELAIAQMPQEPALYAGMADLHLRRAHGYLQRAVEVDPSYERAWEELHRLR